The DNA segment AACGCGCAGTCGAACACCGCCAGGTCCCGGTCCTCGAGGTGCGGCGCGCCCTCGATCGTCTCGTTCTCGTCGATGTAGTCGACGATCTCCTTGATCTCGGCCGGCGTGTAGCCGAGCTTCGCGAGGGCCATCGGGACGGTGTTGTTGACGATCTTCATCAGCCCGCCGCCGACGAGCTTCTTGTACTTGACGAGCGCGATGTCGGGCTCCACGCCGGTCGTGTCGCAGTCCATCATGAAGCCGATGGTGCCGGTCGGCGCCAGCACGGTGGCCTGCGCGTTGCGGTAGCCGTGCTCGTCGCCGAGCTCGACGCACTCGTCCCAGACCTGCTTGGCGTACTCGAAGAGATCCTTCGGCACGTTGAGCCGGTCGATGTCCTTGAGCGCGGCCCGGTGCTTCCGCATGACGCGCAGCATCGGCTCGCGGTTCTTCGCGTAGCCGGGGAACGGCCCGCCGTGATCGCGCGCCACGCGCGCCGACTGCGCGTACGCCGCGCCGTGCATGATCGCCGTGATGGCGGCGGCGTAGTCGCGGCCCGCATCGCTGTCGTAGGGCAGGCCGCGCGACATCAGCAGCGCGCCGAGGTTCGCATACCCGAGGCCGAGCGGCCGGTAATCGTGGCTGTTGCGCTCGATCGCCGCCGTCGGGTAGCTCGCGTTGTCGACCAGGATCTCCTGCGCCGTGATGAACACCTCGCACGCCCGCGCGAAGGCCGGCGCATCGAACTCGCCGGCGAGATCGCGCGACGCCCCCTCCCCGGCCGGCCGCAGGAACTTCATCAGGTTCAGCGACGCCAGGTTGCACGCCGAGTCGTCGAGGAACATGTACTCCGAGCACGGGGTGCTCGCGTTGATGCGCGCCGTGTTCGAGCAGGTGTGCCAGTCGTTGACGGTCGTGTCGAACTGCATGCCGGGATCGCCGCAGATCCACGTGGCGTCCGCGATCTGCCGCATGAGGTCGCGCGCCTTGTAGCGGTCGACCACCTCGCCCGTCGTCACCGCCTGCGTCCGCCACTCGCCGTCGTCGAGCACCGCGCGCATGAACTCGTCGGTCACGCGCACCGAGTTGTTCGAGTTCTGGAAGAACACCGACGAGTACGCCGGCCCGGTGAACGAGCCGTCATAGCCGGCGTCGATGAGCGCCCACGCCTTCTTCTCCTCCTCGACCTTGCAGTTGATGAACTCGACGATGTCGGGGTGATTGGCGTTGAGGATGACCATCTTCGCGGCGCGCCGCGTCTTGCCGCCCGACTTGATGACGCCCGCGAACGCGTCGAAGCCCTTCATGAACGACACGGGCCCCGACGCCGTGCCGCCGCCCGCCAGGATCTCCTTCGACGACCGGATCGGCGACAGGTTCGTGCCCGTGCCCGAGCCGAACTTGAAGAGCATGCCCTCGGTGCGCGCCAGCCGCAGGATCGAGTCCATCGTGTCCTGCACCGAGTTGATGAAGCAGGCCGAGCACTGCGGCGCCTTCTCGAACCCGCAGTTGAACCAGACCGGGCTGTTGAACGACCCCTTCTGGTACACGAGCAGGTGCTTCAGCTCGTCGCTGAACGCCTGCAGATCGTCCTCCGACGCGAAGTA comes from the Acidobacteriota bacterium genome and includes:
- a CDS encoding vitamin B12-dependent ribonucleotide reductase encodes the protein MQHAQQLDTPALKAARTFGPGRSVSGLEFERYFTKDGVDPFDEVEWELRAAVIANERGELVFEQRDVEFPKFWSQQATNIVVSKYFRGQIGTPERERSVRQLIGRVVETITRWAREQEYFASEDDLQAFSDELKHLLVYQKGSFNSPVWFNCGFEKAPQCSACFINSVQDTMDSILRLARTEGMLFKFGSGTGTNLSPIRSSKEILAGGGTASGPVSFMKGFDAFAGVIKSGGKTRRAAKMVILNANHPDIVEFINCKVEEEKKAWALIDAGYDGSFTGPAYSSVFFQNSNNSVRVTDEFMRAVLDDGEWRTQAVTTGEVVDRYKARDLMRQIADATWICGDPGMQFDTTVNDWHTCSNTARINASTPCSEYMFLDDSACNLASLNLMKFLRPAGEGASRDLAGEFDAPAFARACEVFITAQEILVDNASYPTAAIERNSHDYRPLGLGYANLGALLMSRGLPYDSDAGRDYAAAITAIMHGAAYAQSARVARDHGGPFPGYAKNREPMLRVMRKHRAALKDIDRLNVPKDLFEYAKQVWDECVELGDEHGYRNAQATVLAPTGTIGFMMDCDTTGVEPDIALVKYKKLVGGGLMKIVNNTVPMALAKLGYTPAEIKEIVDYIDENETIEGAPHLEDRDLAVFDCAFKPARGVRSIHYMGHIKMMGAVQPFISGAISKTVNVPKAATVGEIEQAYIDAWRIGAKAVSIYRDGSKRTQPLNTSKDKEKALAVEAAGPRRRKLPDERRSITHKFDIAGHEGYITVGLYEDGQPGELFLTMAKEGSTISGFADAFAQAISYALQYGVPLQDLVDKFSHVRFEPAGMTKNPDIRFAKSIVDYIFRWLAAKFLSPEAQYRAGVNNRDEVTTPEQLVLDVAAAASAPKSGAPAGLADAASAAKTASKFAAIQNQEDAPPCSTCGSIMVRSGACYKCPNCGTTSGCA